Below is a genomic region from Hevea brasiliensis isolate MT/VB/25A 57/8 chromosome 3, ASM3005281v1, whole genome shotgun sequence.
CCCAATGCGATTACAATGTTGAGTTTGATTATTGCATGTGCGTTTGTAGGGGCTGTACAATTGGGCAAGCGACTACATGCTTACATTTTTAGAAATGGGCCCAGAATGTCACTGGTTTTAACCACTGCTTTGGTTGACATGTATGGAAAATGCGGTGACTTAAGAAGTGCAAGGGCTTTATTTGATAGCATGGAGAACAAAGATATTATGACTTGGACTGCTATGATTTCGGCTTATGCACAAGCTCACTGTATTGATCATGCTTTTGATCTCTTTGTCCAGATGAGGGATGGCAAGGTGATGCCAAATGAAGTGACAATGGTTAGCCTTCTTTCTTTGTGCGCAGAAGTTGGAGCCCTTGACATGGGCAAGTGGATTCATGCTTACATAGACAAGCTAGGCATTGAAGTAGATGTGGTACTGAAAACTGCTCTGGTAGACATGTATGCTAAGTGCGGGGATATAGATAGAGCTCAAAGCCTTTTTAGAGAAGCCATGTTTCGAGACATTTGCTTGTGGAATGCCATGATGACTGGATATGGAATGAATGGCTATGGTGCTGAAGCTTTGAAACTCTTTGCACAGATGGAAAGACTagatataaaaccaaatgacataACATTTATTGGAGCGCTGCATGCTTGCGGTCATGCTGGATTGGTAGCAGAAGGAAAAAGACTTTTTGAGAGAATGGTTCATGATTTtggcttgaatccaaaggttgaacaTTATGGGTGTATGGTGGATCTTCTTGGTCGAGCTGGACTGCTTGATGAAGCATATGAAATGATTGAGAGCATGCCAATGACCTCTAACATTGCTGTATGGGGTGCTTTGCTTGCTGCCTGCAAGCTTCACAAAAATCTTGATCTGGGGGAATTAGCAGGAAGAGAGATTCTTGCATTGGAACCCCAAAATTGTGGTTATAATGTTCTTATGTCAAACATATATGCTGCAGCAAACAGATGGAACGATGTTGCAGGCATGAGAAAAGCAATGGAGGATACTGGAATTGAAAAAGAACCAGGTCTCAGCTCAATTGAAGTAAATGGTTCAGTTCATGATTTTACAATGGGCGATATGTCGCAccctcaaattaaaaaaataagtgaAATGTTAGCTGAAATGAGCAAGAAACTAAAAGACGCAGGATACATGCCTAACACATCTGTAGTGCTACAGAATATTGatgaggaagagaaagaaactgCACTTGCATACCACAGTGAGAAGTTGGCCATGGCTTTTGGTCTTATTAGTACAGCTCCAGGCACTCCAATTCGGCTTGTGAAAAATCTCCGAATTTGCGATGATTGCCACACGGCAACAAAACTACTGTCCAAGGTCTATGGGAGGACATTTGTAGTCAGGGACCGTAATCGATTTCATCATTTTAAAGAAGGATCCTGTTCCTGTGGCGATTATTGGTAGCATTACCTCTTACCAGAAGACTACAGCATAATGTAACATAAATTCCTTTTGTATAGGTCGATAATAACAGTAAAAGCTGTATTCATATTCTTTTTGAATTAGAAGTCGTCCGTCTAATTGCCTATTTGAGCTGCCTTCTTTATGTAGAGGCTGATAATTACAGGAAAGTTATGTTCATGTTCGACTAATTGTACCATTAAGCATCATTTGCCTAATTGTCTACTTGAACCGGCAGTTTCCTTCTCTTCTGAAAATCAATGATTACCCAATTGACTCCGAAAGTCATGCAAGTAACCTCGCTGGTATATCTTCTCCTACTGCAATAGAAGGCGAAATAGAAATGGAACTGAAACTTTTGCAACCCTGTAAAAATGAAAATCTCCTGTTCCTATGTCTGAACAAACAATTTAATAGCTTTTGGGTTGGTCTTTGGGCTTCCGACAATCCCTCCGCTCTATTCGTAATGCTGGATTTGAGCCAAAAATAGATGCCAACTGATTTTGATAAGCTAACACCATAATACTGTAATAATGAGAGTTTCTCCCTTGATTTTTGGGAACAAACCAAAGAAGGAAAACATAACAAGTGATCCGAGTAGAAGTAATCCAGAAACAATGTAATGCATATGTTATATTGGAGTAAATAAAAGTTCACTGAAGATTCTCAATTTGTTTCAGCTGTCATAAGAACTGCTGTATTACAGCGTGAAACAAGGTATTAACCAAGCCACTGTTGAGCACGACGATCCCCACTGCCACTAACAGAATGCCGAATACTGATTTTTTCAGTTGCATATTTTTGTTGAAGTCATTCAAAAACAGTCACATCAAGTTTCCCATTTACTGATTTCCCATGCTTCCTACGAGTGTGCTGTTCCCGTATAGAAGCCCAAAGTTTTTCTATTGCATCACATTGTTGAGATGCGAACCTTGCAACATTATCAAAGGCATGCTTTACCAAAATGTCTATAACCGTTTGGCACctaaaaagaaaatatttgatTTCTTCAGTTGAAGTTCAATATAATTTGAGACAGAGAGAGAACAGCCATATGTAGTAGTTGCAAAAAGTCTTCTCACCAATTGAAGTATAGCATGAAGGCATAAGACTTACCATGGAGTTTTGTAGCGACGCGAAGCAATCTCTAAACAAATAATCAAGGATTCTCTTTGAGCTTTGAGGAAGCTCTTATTCTCTTCCTCCTCCTTCCGCATCTTCGCTAATGTATCCTTCTTTCCCTTTGTCCTTTCATCTTTCTTTGGTTTATTACTCATAAAAGCATCAAGTCCAAATGGATCAGACTCATCCATCTTACTTTCATCAGCTGAAGAACCTGAAGATATATCCTGTCTGTTTTCACTGTCTTCATCAGTTGTTGCTCCTTTCTCATCCTTTAGGGCTGCAGCGTCTTCTATATCATCATCCTCAGATGCAACTGGAAGACTAGTTATGGCTTCTTTCATTCGTCCAGCTGCTTTTGAGAACTGCATGAGGGTCCATAACACCATTAACACAAAAATACTTTCAGACAAGACGCAATTGCAAGTAATTGAAAAGAATAAGATAAACAAAACCAATTGAATCCCAAAACCAAGCAAAGCATAGAAGTTGATGTCAACAAGTGAAATATTCGAATCCCAGAACTCAACAAAGTTATGCAAAATCTTTCCTTGCTATTATTGAACAAACATAATTTGGTTACAACTTACAACAGTGCATCTGACCGCATCTCCAGTAACCTTCTCCAGCCACAAAATAGCAATTTTAACAACACTGACCCAAATCACACAAAAGGCATATTAAGCCAATCTCATGTCACAAATCTAGTGTTTCAAAAGTCATGGGCTAGAAAAGCTGAAAATAACATATGTTATTTCAAATAAGGGGAAAGTAACCAAAACCACGGATTTCATTCAATTAGTTAAATGGACAAAAACCTAAATTTAGCAAAGCATGCTTGAAAACACAAACTTATTGCATACATGGTACACTTCCCATTCCATGACATTTGAAGAAAATTTGCAGAAGTCATGATTCAAAAACCCTAATAATAAAGTTTAACGAAAGTGCAGTAACTACCACAAAGCTGTCATCTGTGAATAAGTCATTTGCCACCACTGCTCTAATTGTCCATGTAGCCAATTGATTCTTCTGCTTCTTAGTGAGACACTGCAAAAAGACAATATGGTAAGATGAAACCCTCAAAGGTGACATTTTCTACCAAACAACTTCATCTACATATTGAGTAGAAAATGACATACTCACATCAGCAGCATCTTGTGCTGCTGAGAACAATGCATGATAATCTGCCCGCACAGAAGGATCAGTACAAGAGCAGGTTGATGACATTGCAGCCTCAAGTATGGCAAAGAAGTGGTCACTGGTTCCTGGCTTTACACTTCCAGCCGGAATTAGCTATATGGCAAAGCTTGGAAGACTTAGCAAAGTTTGTTGGAGTCTTGATGTGTGATGCTATCTTCTGCGTGGCCTCTATCAGTTGCGTCTCTGAAGCATCCGTGGTGGTTTTAAACCTTAACCGCTTTCCTGGTGCAGTTGCCTTTTCAGGCACGGTGACTGAGAATTGCAGCAATCATTATCTTCTATTTAACAAAATTTATAAGGAAAATAACAATTTGAATTACAACACCCCACCCCCacccaaccaaaaaaaaaaaaaagtaataatagATATGTCAACATATTCTAAAAAGCACTTTCACTATTGGAAAAATGTACCATGTGAGTGGAGTTCTTGCTTCTGTAGATCCTATATAATTAAAATCCTTAAAGATTCAAAGCTCcagaattttcttttctccacctGTCTTCTCAGTTGCCAAATATGCTCCACCAAATCAATGAAAAATGCCCAAAAACATACCAGAATAAAGAAAGTGAATGCAGAACGATACCATTATGCAAGTCCGAAAATCTCCACAATCACAATTCGCTTCCTATAGTCTCCACTCAAGACCGAGAAATCAGCCaagttttttttaactttttagttCATAAAAATTCACCAACAAGAGGGAGAAATCTAACAAGCAGTTATATTTACGTCCTTATCCCCATCTTTCAGTGGAGCCAAACACAGTGCAATTTATATAGGGACAAAAGAAGGTAATTGCATTACCGCAAAGCCACAGAGTAACATGCGATTCACTAGCTGAAAGCACTTTTCTCGCTTTCGAGTTTGCACAAACCAATTCAATTTTCACTTCCACAAACACGAAAAGCATTAACCAAAACGCAAAACCCAAAGAATGGATTAAGggaagagggaaaaaaaaaatcagaaatgaGATGGAAAATACGTAAATAATAGCAAGAGCTTGGAAAGTACCTTCAGGGTCTAGATTGGATTCCATAGGCTTGGAGCGCTTAAGGGCACTTTTCAAAACAAAggctggaggtggtggtggcaatGGAGATGGTTCTCTGTTATTTAAAGCATTATCTTCTACTTGTTGATTTTGTAGCTGTTGATTAGAAGGACGTGGTAGCCCTTCGAATAGATTATCACCCATTTTCCTTCTCTCACCTGCAACTAAGGATTCATGGAACTCTACTACTCGAGAAAATTTACAAGACTTTCCTTTTCGGcttttcctcctcctcctccattGAGGAAGACGACGATGGTTATCTGATGGGCCAAATGGAGCCTTCTAGCCCAAAGCCTTTTATTTTGGGCTACAAATGGGCCTTGGATTCTCTATCTTTCCTCTCTCTTAATGTGATTCTCTTtttgttaatattaaaaaataataataaaataaacacaaaataaCCAAAAAGTAAATTGCTTTCTAAAGGCTTCATTAaattagaattataataaaataatatttttataattttattaataatcaatatcatttattatttttataaataaaaaatattataatatttttattaatatttatttaattaataatatactttaaaaatatattatattttttaattaattcgaTTATAATCTatcatcaataaaatattttattttgattaatttttttttataaacaatgAAATTTCATTGAAGGATATAACCAGGGCCCAAAACCTTAAACTTGACAATTTCTCTAAATTTCAATTCCATCCAAATAATAGACCttcaattctctctctctctctctctctctctctcaacgtcaAACACAGATACTATGATTTTCCTTTTGTTAatatcaaaaaataataataaaataacaaaaaagtaAACTACTTTTTAAGAGGCatcattaaattataataaaaaaatattaagttgttgatatgattatatatatatatatatatatatatatatatatatatttaatagttttaaattttaaaaaataaaaataattttttaaaaagacataatttttttaatcagacaaattttttgttttaatttatttttataaatactttaaatattaaaaaatataaaaaaattaaaaatatttttcataaaacaaaCACAActttattcattaaaaattattttaaaaaatatatatacaactaaattattatttatatatctaTAATTGTGAAATAAAGAATTTGACATCTAATATTAAATTGGCATCATATCATAAAAGATGCCTATTCCAAAATGAAAGCATATTAATTAATTACCATGTTAGACCAAGATAAGCAAATGCTTGAGATTTAGACTAGTAGTTAAGTATATGTACATATGTTCCTAAATTGTACTAATGCTAAATTCTCATCAAgtcaattaataaaattttaaattttaattaaaattaaataaactagAAAAAAGTCTAATCAAATCAGTCATAATTAacatgattaaattaattaatcaagggGAAAAAGGAACatattgatataaattaatttatttaaaatctttattgttattttaataaaataattgcaTATTCTATGGTAGTTGGTGCTCCTCTAATGGTGACCACACATATAATGTTCCAAAACCTTGTGTTAATTAACAAAAACACACCCATTATAAGATTCCCCATCTTGAATTGAGAACATAACAACAAAAACGAGAATCCATCTGCTCACTACATTGAGTTTAACAAAATTTGGCTTCACCTCTATTGTTTTTTGTGCTTCCCATTTTTGTCAAAACACTTCTCTCCACTtactaaatttatttttcttaatattttcattttattaattaattttcctaTATTGATAAGTAACAATTAACACTAAAACAAATAATAAGCAACCATTGCTAATCTATTAAACTCAATTATTAATCGATTTAGTAATTATTTCAatcaattgtaataaaattgattgctaaattGATTAACAAATGACCAATAAATTAATTGTTATTTTTTATTgtcattaaattatttatttatttattttcatatgaCTTTGATCGATACTTCAATTTGAAAGCTTATAACTTAaaagataattttaatatttttgaattaaaatttattggttTTAAATGAATCACAAAGTAATTGAATGTTtatctaataataaaataaaaggttaAAAAAAACCATTTGACTTCGATTGAGATTACAAATCTCATAATAGCAGATATTAGCAATAGTAAGAGGTGGAGCATTCGCAAAAATCACCCTATCTAattctattattatttttaaaatttaattaatatcaaatttgattaaaatttattctcaattatCAGAacctattttaattattattactcgAAAAATACTtgaacccatttaattttatatattttaattaataattttcataaaaaattattttttattaataatttatatttaaaaatttaataatctcataaaatatttaaattcttttttatttaaaataaaaaaataaaaaaaattataaatattagtataaaaaaatatatattatatttaattaagtatttatataagtAGGGTTTAAAAAGTAATCAAATTCATTTTGAATTTGACAAATGCATTGCTTGTAAAGTGTGTGTTCGTGTATGTCCTATACATCTACCTATTGTTATTGGAAATTAAAAACTGACATTCAAAAGATACGATTGCTTGATTACAGTATTGATTTTGGAATATGTATTTAGAGAATGTTAATAAATTCTAAAATCCATTTCATCGTCCAATTGTGACAACCGTATTTTTTATTGGTATTGCAGTAGCCCTTTGATTAGGTATTGGAGCAACATTACCTATTGATAAATCCCTAGCTTTAGGTCTTTTTCAAATTGATTcaattgtaaaataaaatatcatgatATGTATATCTAGGGAATAGTCGCTTCAAAGTGAATTCTCCCTAGATAACAtccattcaattaaaattttgatctATTTTGTGAATATATGGAATCCATAAAAATTCGACCCATTGTCATTCCTAATAGAGATGACTCTATTGTCATAAAACTAAAACTATTCATTGAAAGGCTAAAATCTctatccttaaaaaaaaaaaaaaaaaaaaaaaaattcttgttGTTGCATTGTTAAGGTTATTGAGGTTGAACTTCCAAGTGAAAGCTCAACTACCTCTTGCCTGCAAAACTGGCTAAACCTAGCTAGCTGTAATTGATGCTAacattttattttatgtttttttttaagTGATAAGTTCAAGTCTTTACATCCCTGTTATAGAACTGTCATGCCTTGTTCACTCCATAGACTTCAACAAAACAATAATAAATATATGAGAGACTGAGTCTCAGAAATTaagttcatttttttttaaagtataaAATAATTTTCTGATTTCTCAACACTAGCCaatggtctttttttttttttaaaaaaaaaagaaaattatacatGTAAAGATTAAAATTGTAGCTTCCTCAAACTTTGGAGAATGTTAATGATTGGAAAAAAAGAGTTTAAAATATAATACTGGAAGAAGTAGATGTGGCAATTAAAGGATGGACAGAAAATTGAAATTGgagaattaaaaaagaaataatataattaataataaaaatctaaCCTCTCCAAGAGAGTGAATGAGAGCATGCAAAGACGGTGGATTAGTAGATCCAtcataactaattaatttatctcCTGCACTTCTTTTTGCCTTTTTGGGCATTCTTCGTAATTGCCATTtgccaacttttttttttctacagtCGGATAAGTATTTGCATTAAATATAAGCAAATTTGTACTcattaaactaatttttaaaataaaattagatttaatttatttttttactcTTATTTTAATATTCAGTCACTTGCTTGTAAACGTTATACTTTAAATCTTTATGTCTAAACATAAAAAGTGTATTGTCCCACGTAGCTTGGGATGAGGTATTAGAGTTAATATAAGATTTACTCAAATATTTCATTGAgttaatttttgagataaaattaGATCCGTTATATTTTCTCTATATTTTATTATGGACTACTCTACTTCAATGTTAGTTTAACTGTAAATGTGTTTATCTGTAAATTTCATACTCCATATACTCATGTCTAGACGTGAGGGTGGTATATTATTTCAtaatgatttatgataaattatttaaGTTAAATATAAGACTTGAGTACATCTTCATTTTAAATTGACTTTTAGAATGACGTTAAACCcaataaattttctttatattttctcctcctttataaaaaaaataataattattactaACTTATTATAGCCATTtccattttaatattttaaaaagagttatttattaataaaaattcaaaCATTGGTGTACTCTATAGTTAATTTGattttacatcatttaattaaatttttatagttTATCTAATAGTTATTatcaacaaaataaaatttattttataaaaaatataaagttAACATAGAAATTCTCTAATTATTAAAACATTCTTTCTTTATTagcaaatattctaaaatttcatcaatcttTGTGGGAACAAGTAACATAAATTTATTAGACCTCATGACTCGAAATTCTGGTaaacattattttaaattatccATGAATGGCATAAAATATTAtctcataaatatttaaatattattaaaactttaaaataatgtatatatttttaaaaatggcAATCATATATTCAGCCACAACGGTATAAAATACTAATTATCAGCCACCCTCAACAGACatgctttttaatttttaataaattgaactcttaaattaattattataataacagAATAAATTTAGTATTCCTAAAACAACAAAATGAAATAATTTAGTtttacttaaaaaataattagcTCTATTATAAAATTCATTTAGATTATAAAATCAAGGATATTAATATATTAGAAACATCATATCACTAGTACGAAACATTGTGTCATATTGCACTAAATGTTTTATCCCACCATAATTATATTTAAagcaattaattatttttataaatataataataagatGTAATCGATTTTCAATTATAATATTGATAACCCTCGTTCACATTAAATATGTTGTATTAAattaataagtaaataaataataaatatataaatgagtttataatgttgtttattaattaaatattgaaattttaaaatatttaatcaatatttatttattaacttcatgtgatacatatatttatattaacaagatcaataaattttaatttaattggatATTAAATTTTGAAGAAGAGgggaataataaattataaaaaaaatttataaaaaaatttatcgcAATGAGTCTTATATGAATTTTATGATAATCAACTATCAGAGTATCCAACGAATACTGCTGTATTGTTAATGGAGCATTCTCGGGGTGTAGTGAAGAGCATCAATTGAAAAATGTCGGGACGCGAGAGAAGGACGTGCACCCTACCTTGTCAAGAGCACGCGACCCCACactcaaaaaccctaatttccatgtaGACCAAGACCATCATCTTCTCATTtcgaaatattttatatatacatatCATGTTGTGTGCAGAGAAAAAtgcagagagaaaagaaagagatatCTAACATTAAACGAGAGAAAAGAACAAGAACCCACAGCTCCCCAAGGACTTAACACACCCAAAATCAAGGCAAACACACACGCATCCACGAAAACCCATCGATATCTAATAATCGAACTCAGATATTCATCTCTTCCCTTCGAATCTTTGGCCTTTTACACCTCTTTCTTTACTCCTAGGTTTAAGTTTGAACAGTTGCTTTCAACTTGCTTTTCTTGCTTCTTTCTTTTGCTTTTTCTTATGTAAAGGTAAGTTCTTTcgtcttttctctttcttcttccttgtttGATCCATATAttaatttgttctttcatcctttctctttcttcttccttgtttGATCCATATAttaatttgttctttcatcctttctctttcttcttccttgtttGATCCATATATTGTTTTAGTTCTTTACTAGTTGTTATTAAATGTATGGACAGGCAATTATCTTGAGCTTCACTTAAGATCCAAAGGAGAGAACAGCCTTCCTACCTAGCTATATATCGAGTTTCTTGTGGTAGGTTGGTGTTTGTTTACAGCCATGGCGAACAGGTGGTGGGCCGGGCAGGTGGGTCTACCCGGAATGGATCACACATCAACAAACTCATCATCTCCTATGAAGAAACCAGATCTAGGTATTTCCATGTCCAACAGCAATAGAGAACCAACCGAAAGCGGCAGGAGAGAAGAGgagcaagaagaagaaagagaaaacagCGATGAGCCTAAAGAAGGAGCCATAGACATCGCCACGCGCCGTCCTAGGGGTCGCCCAGCAGGATCCAAGAACAAACCTAAACCACCCATTTTTGTTACCAGAGATAGCCCTAATGCTCTCAAAAGTCATGTAATGGAGATAGCTAATGGGTCTGATGTAGCTGAGAGTTTAGCTTGCTTTGCAAGAAAGAGGCAAAGAGGTGTTTGTGTCCTCAGCGGAAGCGGTATGGTTACTAATGTAACCCTTAAGCAACCATCTGCGCCAGGAGCAGTCATGGCACTACATGGAAGGTTTGAGATTTTGTCACTGACCGGAGCTTTCTTACCGGGACCAGCGCCACCAGGAGCGACGGGATTGACTATATATTTAGCCGGAGGGCAAGGGCAAGTGGTGGGAGGTAGTGTGATGGGACCATTGGTGGCGTCAGGACCGGTTATGCTGATTGCAGCAACGTTTTCGAATGCTACTTATGAGAGGTTGCCGCTGGAGGAAGAAGAGGAGGAGGGTGGGGTTGGTAGAGGCCAAGGGCAGCTAGACGGTGGTAGTGGGGGAATGGGGGATCCGGCTGCTGCATCAACggcagtgtttaataatttacctCCAAATTTGCTGCCAAATGGCGGACAATTGAATCTTGAGGGATATGGATGGCCTCATGGCAGGCCACCCTATTAGAAGAAGATTGAGGGAAGAGAAGGATTCGTCTCATCTTCTGGCCTATGTTGGAAATTAGTGAGAGATAATGAATCAAGTTAGTGATGAATAAAAGAGACTCAAAGGTCTGTATCTTGTATATTTTTCTTGGTATGTGACTGTGGCCTTAATTTCACTTGAATTTGGAGCACCAagtatttcttcttcttcttctttttcttcttcttcttcttcttctttatattGTGAACTTAAAGAATAATTACTCAGACGTATGCTCCTTGATTCTTAAAGAAGACTGGCTCTATTGGATTGTGTtgtaggaattttttttttttaatttacatcaTACCATATATGCTAGGTTTATTTCTATGTATAGCTCTGCAGATCCTAATAATTAAACttctaaaaacaaaaaaaaaaaaaaaaaaaaaagaagaaaaggattTGTAGCTAATGGCCTTGCAAGGCAAATGTTTAGGATTTATTCTTCAATTCTCTCTGAGCACTGCTTTTTCTGTTTTGATTTTTGATAATCTACAATCTTTTCATCTTAAAAGTTTGTGGTATAGCTATTCAATCTTTCCAATTTCATAATTGATTTTCAGTCATATAATGAGTCATCATATGCCATCGCTAGTTGCATGTTCTAGCTGAGTAGTTTGGCAAACGAACAGTAGTAATTAAGAAAAATGGATGCAATTATTGCATTTACAGAaggagcttatatatatatatatatatatatatatatatatatatatatatatatataagtacagAAGGAGCCGTTGATTTAATTAGTTGCATATAAGGTCCATCAAAGAAATATGAATATATATtgatttcatataaaatattactcatctaaaaatatatatatattttcttaatCTAAAGTCCTACAGTGACAGAAATataacttaatttttaaaaattaataattttatctctGAATTTTGATAATCAACATT
It encodes:
- the LOC110662533 gene encoding pentatricopeptide repeat-containing protein At4g21065-like; amino-acid sequence: METKLNMMETPKFTSKPISLIPMTLQKLQPPFPTLPSTLRLTQISHLDQNSSPTPNNLLSLYQTKQIHAHVIKTHFNNTYTFSLHASTLTSRLSPQALHNLLLSAYIRNNEPQSALNIYVYMRTLDTEVDNFIVPSILKACSQISMTHLGKEIHGFVLKNGLFGDVFIRNALMLMYAECGGLASARLLFDTMGERDVVSWSTMIRSYCRNRLFREGLELIKDMHFSNVKPSEVAMVSMVTLFADLENIQLGRAMHAYVIRNSADEKMAVPLTTSLIDMYAKCGNLASARIIFNGFSQKSIVSWTALIAGYIRSNNLQEGERLFVKMIEENTVPNAITMLSLIIACAFVGAVQLGKRLHAYIFRNGPRMSLVLTTALVDMYGKCGDLRSARALFDSMENKDIMTWTAMISAYAQAHCIDHAFDLFVQMRDGKVMPNEVTMVSLLSLCAEVGALDMGKWIHAYIDKLGIEVDVVLKTALVDMYAKCGDIDRAQSLFREAMFRDICLWNAMMTGYGMNGYGAEALKLFAQMERLDIKPNDITFIGALHACGHAGLVAEGKRLFERMVHDFGLNPKVEHYGCMVDLLGRAGLLDEAYEMIESMPMTSNIAVWGALLAACKLHKNLDLGELAGREILALEPQNCGYNVLMSNIYAAANRWNDVAGMRKAMEDTGIEKEPGLSSIEVNGSVHDFTMGDMSHPQIKKISEMLAEMSKKLKDAGYMPNTSVVLQNIDEEEKETALAYHSEKLAMAFGLISTAPGTPIRLVKNLRICDDCHTATKLLSKVYGRTFVVRDRNRFHHFKEGSCSCGDYW
- the LOC110662537 gene encoding AT-hook motif nuclear-localized protein 19-like is translated as MANRWWAGQVGLPGMDHTSTNSSSPMKKPDLGISMSNSNREPTESGRREEEQEEERENSDEPKEGAIDIATRRPRGRPAGSKNKPKPPIFVTRDSPNALKSHVMEIANGSDVAESLACFARKRQRGVCVLSGSGMVTNVTLKQPSAPGAVMALHGRFEILSLTGAFLPGPAPPGATGLTIYLAGGQGQVVGGSVMGPLVASGPVMLIAATFSNATYERLPLEEEEEEGGVGRGQGQLDGGSGGMGDPAAASTAVFNNLPPNLLPNGGQLNLEGYGWPHGRPPY